The sequence below is a genomic window from Salinispira pacifica.
CGGGGGAGAACCGGAGAAGTTCCGGATTCCGTTTCCTGAAACTGGATGGCAATGGCGTTGAGTTCCGACTGGAGTAGCCTTCCAATTTCGCTGGGACGGGCAAGGCCGATTCGGTACAGCTGGGTTCTGCTGTTGGTAAGGCCTCCGGGAATCTCATACGCATCCAGCAGATTCTGGATATGCCGGACAAGCCACAACGGCGATACAATGCCGGTGTCGCCGTTTTCAATAATGACGGAGTCTGCGTGTGCGGCACTCCCATCCAGATATACAACCGCCTGGGGCAGCACGGCTCTGTTGATGGAGAGGTACTCACGCATCCCCTTCTGCTCATCCATGCTCCCCAGGAAATAAATTTCAAGATTTGCCGCCGGCATCTCTTCTTCAAGGTTCGCCAGAATGCTCAAGACCGCTGCAAGGGTTTCAAGAGTATCAAGCCGGCTGGAGTCTGGGCCTGAATCGGAGTCGGGGGTGGAGTCTGAGTCAGGGGCGGAGTCTGAGTCAGGGGCGGAGTCTGAGTCGGGGGCGGAGTCTGAGTCGGGGGCGGCATCACCCCCGGATGCGTCCCCCTGGGAAGTACCTCCCCGGGTAGCACGGGTTCCCGGGGGCAGAACATAGGGAAGGATCACCGTCAGGCGGCTTTGTTGCTCACCTGGAATAGAGAACCGGACGTTGCGGCCGAAACTGTGGAACTGCTCCCTCCGGGATATTTGCTGCCAGTCCCGGAGAATTCCGTGTTCGTCGGCGAAGCGGCCCAGATAATTGAAAAGCTCAGCGGCCTCGGGACTGTTTTCTCTGGCTTCGCCGATATTTTTCAGCTCATTGAAGATTTGTTCATAGCGGAGAACGGCGTCTGTGGGATAATCAGCTACGGAATCCTGTGCATGAATAACAGAACCGGAGAGAAACCGTACGGAACATTCCCCGGGAAGGAGCGCAGCAAAGATTCCGGTCACCAGCAGAAGCGTAACCAGTGCCGGGACCCGGAATCGCATTCCGTAGAGTTTCCGTCCCTGGGAATACATCATTCTTCTCCGTAATGAAGATCAAGCCGTGAACGCTCGCTGTGGCGTTCCAGCCCCAGACGGATCAGTTCATTCAAAAGTTCCCGGTAGCTGAGACCGCCGGCTTCGCACATCTTTGGGTACATGCTGATGCTTGTGAACCCGGGCATGGTGTTCACTTCGTTGATGAATATGCTGCCGCTGTCCCGGTCCACAAAGAAGTCCACCCGTGCAAGGCCCTGGCCGCCCAGAGCCTTGAAGGCTTCCTCCGCCATATTCCGGATCCGCTGGGTGCTGGCCGGACTGAGATCTGCAGGGATTTCCAGACGGGCTCCCTTTGGGTCAAGATATTTCCCGCTGTAATCATAAAAATCGTGGGACGAGATCACCTCTCCCGGAGGAAATGATCTGATTTCCCGATTCCCCAGGACCGAGCATTCTATTTCCCGTGCGTTAATGGATGTTTCGATCAGCAGATCATTGTCAAAGTGAAAGGCGGTATCCAGTGCCTGAGCAAGCTGCTCCGGACGGCGCACTTTGCTGATGCCCACCGAGCTTCCCGCACGGCAGGGTTTTACGAAAAAGGGTGCACCCAACTCGCTGCTCCAGCGGGTGAACAGCACTTCAGGAGTAACTTCCTGAGCTTCATGGTCCTGCCGGCTGTAACGGATGAAGGGAACAACCGACAGTCCCTCTTTCCTCCACAATTCCTTTGCTTTCACCTTGTCCATTCCGAAGGCGCTGGCAAGAACTCCTGCGCCGGCGTAGGGCAGTCCGATCATCTCCAGAAATCCCTGAACCGTGCCGTCCTCGCCGAAGGTGCCGTGAAGAACAGGAAACACCAGATCGATTTTGAGCAGCTTTCCGTTCACCCCGAGCCCCCTGCCGGGCATTGCGTTAACCTCATTCCCCGGCTGAATTTCCGGATCGCTTCCGGCAATAACCTTTTCCAGCTCGGTTTCGTCCTGAAGATGCCAGACTCCCTCTTCATCTATTCCCACCAGAAGAAGCTTGTAACGGGATCTGTCGATATTTCTGATAACCGATCCCGCAGATACCCGGGAAACCTGGTGCTCACCGGTTTTTCCCCCGTAAAGAATTACAATGTTCAATTTTGGCTCATTCATACCTTATCCGCTCTCTTGTAGTGTACATCAATTTCCTATGCCGGACATACAGATCCGATCAGCTATTTCTGCCGGGTATATCCCATCTGCTCCAGGCAATCTCTGGCAACAGATTCCTCATCCCAGGCCTGCTTGCCAGCCGCGGTGATAATGCTGCCTTCATGCCCCTTACCCAGCATTACAACAGTATCACCTTCCCCGGCCATGGAAAAGGCTGCAGATATGGCTGAGCGCCGGTCAGCAATTTCATGGATCTCAACAGCATGCCCTGATTCCCTGGCGCCCCGGCTTATATCCCGGATAATATCCATGGAGTCTTCCAGCCTGGGATCCTCATCGGTAATAACTAGAATATCGGCATATTCTGCGGCGATGGCACCCTGAATGGGACGCTTTGCAGTATCCCGTTCCCCTGCTGAGCCGAATACTGCGATGAGTCTGCCTCTGCATGACTCCCGAAATAGAGGAAATACTTTGGTGAAGCTTCCCGGAGTGTGGGCATAGTCCACAATGGCGGTGAACGGCTGTCCGTGGAAAAGGGGCACCATTCGGCCCTTCACACCCTTCAACCCCGCCGCTGCACCGGCGATTTCCCGCACAGGTACCGAAAGAAGTTCAGAAAGCAGGGCTGTACATCCAAGTACGTTATCAATATTAAACCCGCCGGGAATGGGAAGATGCATTTCCAGGGCCTCTGTCTGATCAATAAGCTGTTTCAGACTCTTTCCGGCAGGCTGCCCGGACCAGGCGGATTTCTCAACCACTCTCAGGCTGAAGCGGTTGCCGTCGCTCAGATGCTCCACCGGATGGGCGGCGAACAGAATGTCCGCAAGATCCAGATCTTTCCGTGCCTCTGTCCTGGGCCAGTCACCGGACTGGCTGCTGATAAATGCGCATATCCGGGCGGAGCGTTCAGCCGCCGCCCGGGCAATGTAGGAAAAGTTCGGGTCCTCAAGATTGATCACAGCAACAGATGTGTTCGACGCATCCGGCTGTGAATCCTTCAGCTGGCGGAAGAGATTGGTTTTATCGCTGAGATACTGGGGGAAACTTCCGTGAAACTCCAGATGCTCGTGGGAGATATTGGTGAATATCGCCCCGTCGTATTCCAGATCCAGCAGACGGGAGGTTTTCCGGCTCAACCCGTGGCTTGTGGATTCCACCACAGCCGCCTGCTTTCCGTTGGCCCGCATCTCTGCCAGCAGACGATGGATGTCCGGAGCCTCGGGCGTGGACTGTCTGAGCATGTTGTTACGGGTCTCCGTGCCGGTCTGCATTGCAACGGTGGAGATAAAGCCCGCGGGAATACCCAGATCATTCAGCAATTGATGCAGAAATGCCACCGTTGAGCTTTTACCGTCGGTACCGGTTATCCCGATAACTGTTAAATCACGGTGAGGATAATCATGGAAGGCTGCACTGCAGCGGGAAAGTGCCTGTCGGCTGCTTTCAGCTGCAATGAAAACCGGATGAGGCAGCTGTATGTCCCGGGGAAAATCATCGGGAATCCCGTCCTGAATAAGCCTGCTCACAAACTCATCTTTCGTCTGAAAAACAACTGCAGCAGCACCCTTTTCCAGGGCCGTGGCAATAAAGCGGTGGCCGTCGGTATGAGCTCCGGGAATGGCGAAGAACATCGAACCGGGCCCCACATCCCGGGAATCATATACCAGAGAAGAAACTTCCGGATCCAGGGAACTATTATCCGCCCGTTTCATTGTATTGCAGGCGGCAAGCAAAGCTGATAATCTCTTTTTGTTCATTTTTCGGAGTCT
It includes:
- a CDS encoding Mur ligase family protein encodes the protein MNKKRLSALLAACNTMKRADNSSLDPEVSSLVYDSRDVGPGSMFFAIPGAHTDGHRFIATALEKGAAAVVFQTKDEFVSRLIQDGIPDDFPRDIQLPHPVFIAAESSRQALSRCSAAFHDYPHRDLTVIGITGTDGKSSTVAFLHQLLNDLGIPAGFISTVAMQTGTETRNNMLRQSTPEAPDIHRLLAEMRANGKQAAVVESTSHGLSRKTSRLLDLEYDGAIFTNISHEHLEFHGSFPQYLSDKTNLFRQLKDSQPDASNTSVAVINLEDPNFSYIARAAAERSARICAFISSQSGDWPRTEARKDLDLADILFAAHPVEHLSDGNRFSLRVVEKSAWSGQPAGKSLKQLIDQTEALEMHLPIPGGFNIDNVLGCTALLSELLSVPVREIAGAAAGLKGVKGRMVPLFHGQPFTAIVDYAHTPGSFTKVFPLFRESCRGRLIAVFGSAGERDTAKRPIQGAIAAEYADILVITDEDPRLEDSMDIIRDISRGARESGHAVEIHEIADRRSAISAAFSMAGEGDTVVMLGKGHEGSIITAAGKQAWDEESVARDCLEQMGYTRQK
- a CDS encoding D-alanine--D-alanine ligase family protein, translated to MNEPKLNIVILYGGKTGEHQVSRVSAGSVIRNIDRSRYKLLLVGIDEEGVWHLQDETELEKVIAGSDPEIQPGNEVNAMPGRGLGVNGKLLKIDLVFPVLHGTFGEDGTVQGFLEMIGLPYAGAGVLASAFGMDKVKAKELWRKEGLSVVPFIRYSRQDHEAQEVTPEVLFTRWSSELGAPFFVKPCRAGSSVGISKVRRPEQLAQALDTAFHFDNDLLIETSINAREIECSVLGNREIRSFPPGEVISSHDFYDYSGKYLDPKGARLEIPADLSPASTQRIRNMAEEAFKALGGQGLARVDFFVDRDSGSIFINEVNTMPGFTSISMYPKMCEAGGLSYRELLNELIRLGLERHSERSRLDLHYGEE